In Cloacibacterium caeni, a single window of DNA contains:
- the dnaK gene encoding molecular chaperone DnaK, translated as MSKIIGIDLGTTNSCVAVMEGKDPVVIPNAEGKRTTPSIVAFTEDGERKVGDPAKRQAVTNPTKTVYSIKRFIGTQFTKDKEEISRVPYAVVAGPNDTVKVKIDDREYTAQEISAMILQKMKKTAEDFLGQEVTRAVITVPAYFNDAQRQATKEAGEIAGLKVERIINEPTAAALAYGLDKVGKKDLNVVVFDCGGGTHDVSVLEMYEVDGNASFEVKATDGDTHLGGDDFDNVIIDWMADEFKSEEGVDLKSDAIALQRLKEAAEKAKIELSSSTQTEINLPYITATATGPKHLVKTLTRAKFEQLAHDLIQRTIEPCKTALRNAGMSTSDIDEIILVGGSTRIPAVQEAVEKFFGKAPSKGVNPDEVVAIGAAIQGGVLTGDVKDVLLLDVTPLSLGIETMGSVFTKLIEANTTIPTKKSEVFSTASDNQPAVTIRVGQGERPMFNDNKEIGRFDLVDIPPAPRGVPQIEVTFDIDANGILHVSAKDKGTGKEQSIKIQASSGLSDAEIERMKKEAEENAAADAKRKEDVETINKADGMIFQTEKQLKEFGEKLSADKKAAIEAAHTELKAAYETKDADAIKPKLEALDAAWMAASEELYKATQEAQPQPEQTQGNAGENVQDADFEEVK; from the coding sequence ATGAGCAAAATTATCGGAATTGATTTAGGTACTACCAACTCTTGCGTTGCGGTAATGGAAGGTAAAGATCCTGTAGTTATCCCAAATGCAGAAGGTAAAAGAACCACACCATCTATTGTAGCATTTACAGAAGATGGAGAAAGAAAAGTAGGTGATCCTGCAAAAAGACAAGCAGTAACGAATCCTACTAAAACTGTTTATTCTATCAAGAGATTCATCGGAACACAGTTTACTAAAGATAAAGAAGAAATTTCTAGAGTTCCTTATGCTGTAGTAGCTGGACCAAATGATACTGTAAAAGTAAAAATAGACGATAGAGAATATACAGCACAAGAAATTTCTGCCATGATTCTTCAAAAAATGAAGAAAACGGCTGAAGATTTCCTTGGTCAAGAAGTAACCAGAGCAGTAATTACGGTTCCTGCATACTTTAACGATGCACAAAGACAAGCTACAAAAGAAGCTGGTGAAATTGCTGGTCTTAAAGTAGAAAGAATCATCAACGAACCTACTGCTGCAGCTTTAGCTTACGGTTTAGATAAAGTAGGTAAAAAAGACTTAAACGTAGTTGTTTTCGACTGTGGAGGTGGTACTCATGACGTTTCTGTACTAGAAATGTACGAAGTAGATGGTAACGCATCTTTCGAAGTAAAAGCTACTGATGGTGATACTCACCTTGGTGGTGACGACTTTGATAACGTAATCATCGATTGGATGGCAGATGAATTCAAATCTGAAGAAGGAGTAGATCTTAAATCTGATGCTATTGCACTTCAACGTTTAAAAGAAGCTGCTGAAAAAGCAAAAATTGAATTGTCTTCTTCTACTCAAACTGAAATCAACTTACCATATATCACGGCTACTGCAACTGGTCCTAAACACTTAGTGAAAACATTGACCAGAGCTAAATTTGAGCAATTGGCACATGATTTAATTCAAAGAACCATCGAACCATGTAAAACTGCTCTTAGAAATGCTGGAATGAGCACTTCTGATATTGACGAAATCATCTTAGTAGGAGGTTCTACCAGAATTCCTGCAGTCCAAGAAGCGGTAGAAAAATTCTTCGGAAAAGCGCCTTCAAAAGGGGTAAATCCAGACGAAGTAGTAGCAATTGGTGCTGCAATTCAAGGGGGAGTTTTAACGGGTGATGTAAAAGATGTTCTTTTATTAGATGTAACTCCGCTTTCTTTAGGAATTGAAACAATGGGTTCGGTTTTCACTAAATTAATTGAAGCGAATACTACCATTCCTACCAAAAAATCTGAAGTTTTCTCTACAGCAAGTGATAATCAGCCTGCGGTAACCATCAGAGTAGGACAAGGAGAAAGACCAATGTTTAATGACAACAAAGAAATTGGTAGATTTGATTTAGTAGATATTCCACCTGCACCAAGAGGAGTTCCACAAATTGAGGTAACTTTTGATATCGATGCAAACGGTATTCTACATGTTTCTGCTAAAGATAAAGGAACTGGTAAAGAGCAATCGATTAAAATCCAAGCATCTTCTGGACTTTCTGATGCAGAAATCGAAAGAATGAAAAAAGAAGCAGAAGAAAATGCAGCAGCAGATGCGAAGAGAAAAGAAGATGTAGAAACCATCAATAAAGCAGATGGAATGATTTTCCAAACAGAAAAACAATTAAAAGAATTTGGAGAAAAATTATCTGCAGATAAAAAAGCAGCAATCGAAGCAGCTCACACAGAATTGAAAGCTGCTTATGAAACCAAAGATGCAGATGCGATTAAACCTAAGTTAGAAGCATTAGACGCAGCTTGGATGGCCGCTTCAGAAGAATTGTACAAAGCAACTCAAGAAGCACAACCGCAACCTGAACAAACACAAGGTAACGCTGGCGAAAATGTACAAGATGCAGATTTCGAAGAAGTCAAGTAA
- a CDS encoding site-specific integrase: MKELLKTKVTVRLRKAENRKEWYIYLESYPVMISGKKNPQRIREYLNRSVTTVEFDKKRPAKTTQNSISYKPKRDDNGIIVCKSENDRETMFYADSVRKLRQKEYDNIDLYSELDSIQAEQKEKSQENFVKYFEALIKRRHKNNSESIKINWERAIDFLIYYEGSEIPFSKIDIKFCENFKTFLLNAPRGGNKNGKLSQNSASTYFSVFKAALKQAFIDGYFTTDIAAKIKGIPSEESRREYLTIDELNTLVATPCENDILKRAALFSALTGLRHSDIQKLKWNEISLDNNQPRINFTQKKTKGVEYMPISQQALEICGEPKSPNDLVFENLTNPAWINRPLKTWVAKAGINKNITFHCFRHTFATLQLSSGTDIYTVSKMLGHTNVKTTQVYAKVIDEKKNRAAEAIQLKSLKNQSE, translated from the coding sequence ATGAAAGAACTTTTAAAAACTAAAGTCACCGTAAGGTTAAGAAAAGCAGAAAACCGAAAAGAATGGTACATCTATTTGGAGAGTTATCCTGTGATGATTTCGGGAAAGAAAAATCCACAAAGAATTCGTGAGTATCTAAACCGAAGTGTAACAACAGTAGAATTTGATAAGAAAAGACCTGCAAAAACTACTCAAAATTCAATTTCATATAAACCTAAAAGAGACGATAATGGCATCATAGTTTGCAAAAGTGAAAACGATAGAGAAACTATGTTTTATGCAGATTCAGTAAGGAAATTAAGACAAAAAGAATATGATAATATTGATCTCTACAGCGAATTAGATAGTATTCAAGCAGAACAAAAAGAAAAATCACAGGAAAATTTTGTTAAATATTTCGAAGCATTAATCAAAAGACGACACAAAAATAATTCTGAATCAATTAAGATAAATTGGGAAAGAGCAATTGACTTTTTAATTTATTATGAAGGTTCTGAAATCCCTTTTTCTAAAATTGATATTAAATTTTGTGAGAATTTTAAAACCTTTCTTTTGAATGCACCTCGCGGTGGAAATAAAAATGGGAAATTATCTCAAAATAGTGCATCAACTTATTTTTCTGTTTTTAAAGCTGCGTTGAAACAAGCTTTCATTGATGGTTATTTTACGACAGATATTGCTGCAAAAATAAAAGGAATTCCAAGTGAAGAATCAAGAAGAGAATATTTAACAATTGATGAACTGAATACTTTAGTTGCTACTCCTTGTGAAAATGATATTCTGAAGCGTGCCGCACTTTTTTCTGCATTAACAGGTTTGCGACATTCTGATATTCAAAAACTGAAGTGGAATGAAATAAGTTTAGATAACAATCAACCGAGAATTAATTTCACTCAAAAAAAGACAAAAGGTGTAGAATATATGCCGATCTCTCAACAGGCTTTAGAAATTTGCGGAGAACCAAAATCGCCAAATGATTTGGTTTTTGAAAATTTAACCAATCCAGCATGGATTAATCGACCATTAAAGACTTGGGTTGCAAAAGCAGGAATCAATAAAAACATCACTTTTCACTGCTTTCGTCACACTTTTGCTACTTTGCAACTTTCAAGCGGTACTGATATTTATACAGTGAGCAAAATGCTTGGTCATACGAATGTGAAGACTACACAAGTCTATGCAAAAGTGATTGATGAAAAGAAAAATAGAGCGGCGGAAGCGATACAATTAAAATCTTTAAAAAATCAATCTGAATGA
- a CDS encoding helix-turn-helix domain-containing protein — protein sequence MGFSKLKIPRICEFCENPFEAKTVTTRFCCKACADKSAKKQKRLAKEMEARQNLLEIAKAKIIEIQARPYISVSEAAQLFGMSKDTVHRLIKSKRISAYNFGQRLTRVSKTDLEEMFSKVLVVKSSDKEVIKKDYKIEDCYTLSEVSKKFNANPSTVTSVIRKNNIPKKKVGSFVYVPKKLIDEIFDGK from the coding sequence ATGGGCTTTAGTAAATTGAAAATCCCAAGAATTTGTGAATTTTGTGAAAATCCGTTTGAGGCAAAAACTGTTACTACGCGTTTCTGTTGTAAGGCTTGTGCTGACAAATCTGCAAAAAAACAAAAGCGATTAGCTAAAGAAATGGAAGCTAGACAAAATTTGTTGGAGATAGCAAAAGCTAAAATTATAGAAATTCAGGCTCGACCTTATATTTCGGTAAGTGAAGCCGCTCAACTATTTGGTATGTCAAAAGATACGGTTCATAGGTTAATAAAAAGCAAAAGGATTTCCGCATATAATTTTGGGCAGAGGCTTACACGTGTTAGCAAAACTGATTTAGAAGAAATGTTTAGTAAGGTTTTGGTCGTTAAATCCTCTGATAAAGAAGTAATCAAAAAAGATTATAAAATAGAAGATTGCTACACTTTATCAGAAGTTTCAAAAAAATTTAACGCTAATCCATCAACTGTTACTAGTGTTATTAGGAAAAACAATATTCCAAAAAAGAAAGTTGGGAGTTTTGTATATGTTCCTAAAAAACTAATTGATGAAATATTTGACGGCAAATGA